In the Cytophagales bacterium genome, ATGATTGAATTTGAGATTGATGTACTTACCAAACAAATCCTGGAAAAATTAGAGCATCTTATTTCGATAAAGAAATATAAAACAATATCTGAAAGTGATATAATACAGAAAAAAATTGCAAAATTAAAAAGAAATGTTATTGTCACAGGCATACTTTTACTGCTGGGAGCAATATTAGCTGCATTCTTTACCCGCAGATCAATCGTAAAACCAATTTTTGAAGTCAAAGATATATTATTATCATTAGGTAAAGGCCTGATCCCCAGGAAAAAGATGAATGAAACCAGAACTGACGAGATTGGAGAAATGTCTGTTGCATTAAATTCTATGGTTGAGGGAATAAAACGTACAACTGATTTTGCAAATGAAGTGGGAAGTGGAAATTTCCAATCTAAATATGTACCGTTAAGTGAAGAGGATACTTTGGGCAAGGAGCTTCTAAAGATGCGTACCAACCTGGGAGAAAATGACCGGATCATGAGAGAAAAGATCAAGGAAGCTACTGCAGAGATATTACAACGAAAGGAGGAAATAGAAACGCAACGGGACAATATTCTGGAAAAAAGTAAAAAACTGGAAGAAGCTTATGATGTGATTACTGAAAAGAACAAGGACATAACAGATAGTATAAATTATGCCCGCAGAATTCAAACTGCCATTTTTCCACCAGATGAGCTTGTAAAATCCCTTCTCAATGACGCTTTTGTATTATTTAAACCCAGGGATATCGTCAGTGGTGACTTTTACTGGTTAGAAAGCCAGAATGGTACCGTCTATATTTCAGCAGTAGATTGTACAGGGCACGGTGTACCCGGTGCATTCATGTCAATAATCGGGTATAATATGCTTAACCAGGCAGTTTTAGAACATGGAACAAGTAAAGCTTCTGATATACTTAATGAATTGAATAAATCTGTAGGCAATGCGCTCAGGCAGACTGGTGAAGCTTCCAGCACAAAAGATGGGATGGATATAGCTTTATGTGCACTTTCCTCTAATAATAAAGGGGTAAAATTACAATATTCCGGGGCATATAGCCCTTTATATTTGATCAGAAACAAGAAATGTATAAAAATAAAAGCCGATAGGTTCCCGATTGGTAACATCAGTGAAATACAGCAAAAATTTACCAATCACGAATTTGAACTTCAAAAAGACGACATTTTTTATATTTTTACCGATGGATATGCTGACCAGTTTGGAGGGCCAAAAGACCAGAAATTCAAATACAAACAATTCAGAGAATTACTCATAAGCATTCATCACCTTCCGATGGAAGAACAAAGATCAATTTTAGATAAAAGAATCAGTGAATGGATGAAAGATGAGAA is a window encoding:
- a CDS encoding SpoIIE family protein phosphatase; its protein translation is MKFRFTIGKKIGTGFGVLILLTLIIFYLTHDTVNEIKQISDNITKDYNPSIDALEDFKSLIAKSKLYINNWVFISKKADDPEKEKLRDLIDKDYRRVNLRILNASTYWDEKEKLSRDTIFTIVESLFAKHRFIMSQLNSFSDYEDAAILFTMSDMIEFEIDVLTKQILEKLEHLISIKKYKTISESDIIQKKIAKLKRNVIVTGILLLLGAILAAFFTRRSIVKPIFEVKDILLSLGKGLIPRKKMNETRTDEIGEMSVALNSMVEGIKRTTDFANEVGSGNFQSKYVPLSEEDTLGKELLKMRTNLGENDRIMREKIKEATAEILQRKEEIETQRDNILEKSKKLEEAYDVITEKNKDITDSINYARRIQTAIFPPDELVKSLLNDAFVLFKPRDIVSGDFYWLESQNGTVYISAVDCTGHGVPGAFMSIIGYNMLNQAVLEHGTSKASDILNELNKSVGNALRQTGEASSTKDGMDIALCALSSNNKGVKLQYSGAYSPLYLIRNKKCIKIKADRFPIGNISEIQQKFTNHEFELQKDDIFYIFTDGYADQFGGPKDQKFKYKQFRELLISIHHLPMEEQRSILDKRISEWMKDEKIEQTDDILVIGVRV